In Halorhabdus tiamatea SARL4B, a genomic segment contains:
- a CDS encoding DUF7411 family protein translates to MELGLSFSGGKDSALAALLADPFFDVTLVTATFGVTDAAENARAAAERIGFAHETIELDRAVVETAVERMVHDGYPRNGIQEVHEATLEAVAEAGFDAVGDGTRRDDRAPTVSRSVAQSLEDRHGVQYVAPLAGYGRETIDDLAGELLRIETGPSEQLAKGDYEHELRAVMADEYGEDAIYEIFPEHVQSVVRGRDADDEDRPEFEGQPMFKGDFHGEYEGGTDE, encoded by the coding sequence ATGGAACTCGGCCTCTCGTTCAGCGGCGGGAAGGACTCCGCGCTCGCGGCGTTGCTCGCCGACCCCTTCTTTGATGTCACGCTCGTGACGGCCACGTTCGGCGTGACCGACGCCGCCGAGAACGCCCGCGCGGCCGCTGAGAGAATCGGATTCGCTCACGAGACGATCGAACTCGACCGCGCCGTCGTCGAGACCGCGGTCGAGCGGATGGTCCACGATGGCTATCCTCGAAACGGTATCCAGGAAGTCCACGAGGCCACGCTGGAGGCGGTCGCCGAGGCCGGGTTCGACGCCGTCGGCGACGGGACCCGGCGGGACGACCGCGCGCCGACGGTGTCGCGATCCGTTGCCCAGAGTCTCGAAGATCGCCACGGCGTCCAGTACGTCGCGCCACTCGCCGGCTACGGTCGAGAGACGATCGACGATCTGGCTGGTGAGTTGCTCCGGATCGAGACGGGGCCGAGTGAACAACTGGCGAAGGGCGACTACGAGCACGAGCTCAGAGCCGTGATGGCGGATGAGTACGGCGAGGACGCAATTTACGAAATTTTTCCCGAGCACGTCCAGTCGGTCGTGCGTGGGCGGGATGCAGACGACGAAGATCGCCCCGAATTCGAAGGCCAGCCAATGTTCAAGGGTGACTTCCACGGTGAGTACGAAGGCGGGACAGATGAGTGA
- the truA gene encoding tRNA pseudouridine(38-40) synthase TruA — protein sequence MTDVSRRAFRIAYDGRPFHGFQRQPDVGTVSDAILDALRALDVLGDADDVPPGYAAAGRTDAGVSALAQTVAFDCPEWLTPAALNSELPADVRAWASADAFADFHATHHAVAREYTYHLHAPDASLSRATEALDALDGEHDFHNFTPDETGTVRDLSGDIHRDSDFLVVTLRADGFPRQFVRRAVTVVDAVASGAAGLDRIDRLLGGDPVEGPGGLAPATPEALVLTAVEYPGLAFERDESALASAREIFETKAIDHRTNARVASTIAGGIDR from the coding sequence GTGACCGACGTTTCGAGACGGGCCTTTCGCATCGCCTACGACGGTCGCCCCTTCCACGGCTTCCAGCGCCAGCCCGACGTTGGGACCGTCTCGGACGCGATCCTCGACGCCCTTCGGGCACTCGACGTCCTCGGAGATGCCGACGACGTGCCGCCCGGCTACGCCGCCGCTGGACGGACGGACGCCGGCGTCTCCGCACTCGCCCAGACCGTCGCTTTCGACTGTCCGGAGTGGCTGACCCCGGCAGCACTCAACAGCGAACTGCCGGCCGACGTCCGGGCGTGGGCGAGTGCCGACGCGTTCGCCGACTTCCACGCCACCCACCACGCCGTCGCCCGCGAGTACACCTATCACCTCCACGCCCCGGACGCTTCGCTGTCGCGGGCGACAGAGGCACTCGACGCCCTCGACGGCGAGCACGATTTTCACAACTTCACGCCCGACGAGACAGGCACTGTTCGGGACCTCTCGGGCGACATCCACCGGGACAGCGACTTTCTGGTCGTCACGCTCCGTGCAGATGGGTTCCCCAGACAGTTCGTCCGGCGGGCAGTCACGGTGGTCGACGCCGTCGCCAGTGGGGCGGCCGGGCTCGACCGGATCGACCGGCTACTCGGGGGCGACCCTGTTGAGGGTCCCGGGGGACTTGCGCCGGCAACCCCCGAAGCGCTTGTCCTGACCGCCGTCGAGTATCCGGGACTCGCGTTCGAACGCGACGAGTCGGCCCTCGCGAGTGCACGTGAAATATTCGAAACAAAAGCGATCGATCACCGGACGAACGCCCGGGTCGCCTCGACGATCGCCGGCGGGATCGATCGGTAA
- a CDS encoding HAD family hydrolase: protein MNLGFDLDGVLLNSAADLAWLDRGLDNALAELDIEPTESNRRKLYPDALADLEAVAAEFDVEPDRLWATRTRHYTESKVTAIQSGELTPFADLDAIDRLTDETLFCVSNSPQDVVESFLETTGYDEGFDVAVGRGQSREALDRLKPDPAMFDPVADALGDGAYVYVGDRDSDREFAARTGMGYVHLDRRERTLAEAVETIKGGTWEQPANASIDLSPSSESR from the coding sequence ATGAACCTCGGGTTCGACCTCGACGGCGTCCTCCTGAATTCGGCAGCCGACCTCGCCTGGCTCGACCGTGGACTCGACAACGCCCTGGCCGAACTCGACATCGAACCCACTGAGTCCAACCGACGAAAACTCTATCCGGACGCCCTGGCCGACCTCGAAGCCGTCGCCGCCGAGTTCGACGTCGAGCCGGACCGGCTGTGGGCGACACGAACGCGACACTACACCGAGTCGAAAGTCACGGCCATCCAATCCGGCGAACTCACGCCCTTCGCAGACCTCGACGCCATTGACCGACTGACCGACGAGACGCTCTTCTGCGTGAGTAACTCCCCCCAGGACGTCGTCGAGTCGTTCCTCGAAACCACGGGCTACGACGAGGGGTTCGACGTGGCCGTCGGTCGCGGGCAGTCACGGGAAGCGCTCGACCGTCTCAAGCCCGATCCGGCCATGTTCGACCCGGTCGCCGACGCGCTTGGGGACGGTGCGTACGTCTACGTCGGGGATCGCGACAGCGACCGCGAATTCGCGGCCCGGACCGGCATGGGCTACGTCCATCTCGATCGCCGCGAGCGGACGCTCGCCGAGGCGGTCGAGACAATCAAGGGCGGGACGTGGGAGCAACCGGCGAACGCGTCGATTGATCTGTCGCCGTCGTCGGAATCGAGGTGA
- the hisS gene encoding histidine--tRNA ligase → MYDGIKGFRDFYPAEMAAHREVIDTVEDTAARYGFREIATPAIEETRMYVEKSGEEITEDLYSFEDQGGRDVALTPELTPTVARMVVEKQQALAKPIKWYSTRPFWRYEEPQQGRFREFYQTNVDIFGSEEPEADAEILAFAADTLTNLGLDADDFDFRVSHRDILGGLLEAFDADVDQRAAIRAVDKSAKIEEAEYYDLLTESGLSYEQAQRFDELLATDDLAELTDFAGTDRVADAVTNLEAVLDAAEDFGVRQYTTISLETARGLDYYTGVVFECFDSVSDVSRAVFGGGRYDDLIESFGGQPTPAVGVAPGVMNSTLPLLLQRAGVWPEEELTTDYYVLQVGDTRPVAARIARELREAGHVVETDVSGRSFGGQLDYADSINAETAVIVGERDLENDEITVKDMGSGDQVQVPVDDFPGDRDRPTYDDLA, encoded by the coding sequence ATGTACGACGGTATCAAAGGGTTTCGGGACTTCTACCCCGCGGAGATGGCGGCCCACCGTGAGGTCATCGACACGGTCGAGGACACCGCCGCCCGCTACGGGTTCCGCGAGATCGCGACGCCCGCTATCGAGGAGACGCGGATGTACGTCGAGAAGAGCGGCGAGGAGATCACCGAGGACCTCTACAGCTTCGAGGACCAGGGCGGTCGCGACGTGGCGCTGACGCCCGAACTCACGCCCACCGTCGCCCGGATGGTCGTCGAGAAACAGCAGGCCCTGGCAAAGCCGATCAAGTGGTACTCCACCCGCCCCTTCTGGCGCTACGAGGAACCCCAGCAGGGTCGCTTCCGGGAGTTCTACCAGACCAACGTCGACATCTTCGGCAGCGAGGAACCCGAAGCTGACGCCGAAATTCTGGCCTTTGCCGCCGACACGCTGACGAACCTCGGGCTGGACGCCGACGATTTCGACTTCCGTGTCTCCCACCGGGACATCCTCGGCGGCCTCCTGGAGGCCTTCGACGCCGACGTCGACCAGCGCGCCGCGATCCGGGCCGTCGACAAGAGCGCGAAGATCGAAGAGGCCGAGTACTACGATCTGCTGACCGAGTCCGGCCTCTCTTACGAGCAGGCGCAGCGCTTTGACGAACTCCTCGCGACTGACGACCTCGCCGAGCTAACCGATTTCGCGGGCACCGATCGCGTGGCCGACGCCGTGACGAACCTCGAGGCGGTCCTCGACGCCGCCGAGGACTTCGGCGTCCGACAGTACACGACGATCTCCCTGGAGACCGCCCGCGGCCTCGACTACTACACGGGCGTCGTCTTCGAGTGTTTCGACTCCGTCAGCGACGTGTCTCGGGCCGTCTTCGGCGGTGGCCGCTACGACGACCTCATCGAGAGCTTCGGCGGGCAACCGACCCCGGCAGTCGGCGTCGCGCCGGGCGTGATGAACTCGACGCTGCCCCTCCTCCTCCAGCGCGCGGGCGTCTGGCCCGAAGAGGAACTCACGACGGACTACTACGTCCTGCAAGTCGGCGACACACGCCCAGTCGCCGCGCGGATCGCTCGCGAGTTGCGCGAGGCGGGTCACGTCGTCGAGACTGACGTCTCCGGGCGCTCCTTCGGCGGGCAACTCGACTACGCCGACTCGATCAACGCCGAGACGGCCGTCATCGTCGGCGAGCGCGACCTCGAGAACGACGAGATCACGGTCAAGGATATGGGAAGCGGCGATCAGGTGCAGGTTCCCGTCGATGATTTCCCCGGCGACCGCGACCGGCCGACGTACGACGACCTCGCCTGA
- a CDS encoding DNA-binding protein, translated as MSGEPSDDELEQLREKKMEQLREQAGEEGGGNPREAAQQRADAQKKAVLRQHLTDDARKRLNTLKMSKPDVAEQVESQLVAIAQSGRIQGKIDDEKMEELLRELTPDSKSFNIKRR; from the coding sequence ATGAGTGGCGAGCCATCCGACGACGAACTCGAACAGCTCCGCGAGAAGAAAATGGAGCAGCTCCGCGAGCAAGCCGGCGAAGAGGGAGGCGGTAACCCCCGCGAGGCCGCCCAGCAGCGTGCCGACGCCCAGAAGAAGGCCGTCCTCCGTCAGCACCTGACCGACGACGCTCGCAAGCGACTCAACACGCTCAAGATGTCGAAACCGGACGTCGCCGAGCAGGTCGAGAGTCAACTCGTCGCCATCGCCCAGAGTGGGCGGATCCAGGGAAAGATCGACGACGAGAAGATGGAAGAACTCCTCCGGGAGCTGACGCCCGACTCCAAGAGCTTCAACATCAAACGCCGGTAG
- a CDS encoding 30S ribosomal protein S19e, whose amino-acid sequence MTTLYDVPAEDLIEAVAEQLAEDSAIEAPEWLTFTTTGTGRELAPEQADFWETRAASLLRKVAVDSPVGVGALATAYGGTKQGTNRYQVRPKHQSDGSRNIIRTALQQLEEAGYVSTAEGEGRRITAEGQALLDSTAEDVLEDLDRPELERYA is encoded by the coding sequence ATGACGACGCTCTACGACGTTCCGGCCGAGGACCTCATCGAGGCCGTGGCCGAGCAACTCGCGGAGGACAGTGCGATCGAAGCGCCGGAGTGGCTCACTTTCACCACGACCGGAACCGGACGCGAACTCGCCCCCGAACAGGCGGACTTCTGGGAGACTCGCGCCGCGAGTCTCCTCCGGAAGGTCGCCGTCGACAGCCCGGTCGGCGTCGGGGCGCTCGCGACCGCCTACGGCGGGACCAAGCAGGGGACCAACCGCTATCAGGTCCGCCCGAAACACCAGTCCGACGGGAGCCGCAACATCATCCGGACGGCGCTCCAGCAACTCGAGGAGGCCGGCTACGTCTCGACCGCCGAGGGCGAGGGCCGACGCATCACCGCCGAGGGCCAGGCCTTGCTCGACTCGACGGCCGAGGACGTCCTCGAAGACCTCGACCGACCGGAACTCGAACGCTACGCGTAA
- a CDS encoding NAD(P)(+) transhydrogenase (Re/Si-specific) subunit beta encodes MADGVLGSLPPAAIELAYLVAAVFFIQGLRDMTHPRTAERGNKLSAGGMFLAVLATVLYFEILSPLLLAAALLIGGSVGVWLAVSVETTEMPQLVGLFNGFGGGASAVVAGAELVDTVDPATTASLSVDLTVSAAIAGIIGSATLFGSLIAAGKLHGLVGDPPVSGKAGQALQGVFLVGAVVAGGFLVVQTGPLGGDPLSAWVPSYWVLVLGASLFGIVLVYPIGGADMPVVIALLNSMSGLAAATTGFVLNNTALIVAGTLVGAAGLILTFIMCESMNRPLLDVLFGTMGSGGDEDVEDIYEGSITETSPEEVEMLLEVAERVVIVPGYGMAVAQAQHAVAELAELLTEDGVDVEFGIHPVAGRMPGHMNALLAEADVDYEQMRELEEINPKFSQTDLVIVTGANDVVNPSANEDENSPIAGMPVLEVWDAGSVVVNKRSLSSGFAGIPNPLFAKDNTSMLFGDAQQSMQELVSAYKENR; translated from the coding sequence ATGGCCGACGGTGTGCTCGGGAGTCTCCCGCCGGCGGCGATCGAACTCGCGTACCTGGTCGCGGCGGTCTTCTTTATCCAGGGATTGCGGGACATGACCCACCCGCGGACCGCCGAGCGGGGGAACAAACTCTCCGCCGGCGGGATGTTCCTGGCTGTCCTCGCGACGGTGCTTTACTTCGAGATCCTCTCGCCGCTGCTGTTGGCAGCAGCACTCCTGATCGGCGGGTCGGTCGGGGTGTGGCTCGCGGTCAGCGTCGAGACGACCGAGATGCCCCAGCTCGTCGGCCTGTTCAACGGGTTCGGCGGGGGTGCCTCGGCAGTCGTCGCCGGGGCCGAACTGGTCGACACCGTCGATCCGGCGACCACTGCGTCCCTGTCGGTCGATCTCACCGTCTCGGCGGCGATCGCCGGCATCATCGGGTCGGCAACGCTGTTCGGCAGCCTGATCGCAGCCGGCAAACTCCACGGGCTGGTCGGCGACCCACCCGTCAGCGGGAAGGCCGGCCAGGCACTCCAGGGCGTCTTCCTCGTCGGGGCCGTCGTCGCCGGCGGGTTCCTGGTGGTCCAGACCGGCCCGCTGGGCGGCGACCCGCTGTCGGCGTGGGTGCCGTCCTACTGGGTGCTCGTCCTCGGGGCGTCGCTGTTCGGTATCGTCCTGGTGTACCCGATCGGCGGCGCGGACATGCCGGTCGTGATCGCGCTGTTGAACTCGATGTCCGGGCTCGCAGCCGCCACCACTGGGTTCGTCCTGAACAACACAGCGCTGATCGTCGCCGGGACCCTGGTCGGCGCGGCCGGGCTCATCCTCACGTTCATCATGTGTGAGTCGATGAACCGCCCGTTGCTCGACGTCCTCTTCGGGACGATGGGGAGCGGGGGCGACGAAGACGTCGAGGACATCTACGAGGGGTCGATTACCGAGACCTCGCCCGAAGAGGTCGAGATGCTGCTCGAAGTGGCCGAACGCGTCGTTATCGTGCCGGGCTATGGCATGGCCGTCGCCCAGGCCCAACACGCCGTCGCGGAACTCGCCGAACTTCTGACTGAAGACGGCGTCGACGTCGAGTTCGGCATTCACCCGGTCGCCGGTCGGATGCCGGGTCACATGAACGCGCTGCTGGCCGAGGCCGATGTCGACTACGAGCAGATGCGGGAACTCGAGGAGATCAACCCGAAATTCTCCCAGACCGACCTCGTGATCGTCACCGGGGCCAACGACGTGGTCAACCCCTCGGCCAACGAGGACGAGAACAGCCCGATCGCGGGCATGCCGGTGCTGGAAGTCTGGGACGCCGGGTCCGTCGTCGTCAACAAACGCAGCCTGAGTTCCGGCTTCGCTGGCATTCCGAATCCGCTGTTCGCCAAGGACAACACGAGCATGCTCTTTGGCGACGCCCAGCAGTCGATGCAGGAACTCGTCAGCGCGTACAAGGAAAACCGGTAG
- a CDS encoding site-2 protease family protein — translation MSPEELSSDPPGVGALSSVFHVYRVERDGEEIQFVGEPLIPPGTLSKEVTPLFAQRGYDVEVTRRHGDGGPAPYALVAQPESVGIDGIPWGNLVMFVLTVATTLYAGTWWYHIDLAGDPLNLLEAWPFTAAVLGVLATHELGHYVLSRYHGVDASLPYFIPVPPPIGTMGAIIRMRGQIPSRKALFDIGVAGPLAGLAATIVVTVVGLHLDPISVPAAAAQPAEGAASIQFNDPPLLTLLAELVGQPLTYDDPTKAVNPVVFGGWVGMFVTFLNLIPVGQLDGGHILRAALGRRQETVAAAVPGVLFAMAGGLYFLTEYTQSTILWGIWGVIALVMVRAGSATPLREGSIGNKRLALAGLTFLAGALCFMPVPIEIVMA, via the coding sequence ATGTCACCCGAGGAGCTGTCGAGCGATCCTCCCGGCGTCGGAGCGCTTTCGTCGGTCTTTCACGTCTATCGCGTCGAACGCGACGGTGAAGAGATCCAATTCGTCGGCGAGCCACTGATCCCGCCGGGCACCCTCTCGAAGGAGGTCACGCCCCTGTTCGCCCAGCGAGGGTACGACGTCGAGGTAACGCGGCGTCACGGCGACGGCGGCCCCGCGCCCTACGCACTGGTCGCCCAACCGGAGTCGGTCGGAATCGACGGAATCCCGTGGGGCAACCTCGTGATGTTCGTCCTCACGGTCGCCACGACGCTATACGCGGGCACGTGGTGGTATCACATCGACCTCGCCGGCGATCCCCTGAACCTCCTCGAAGCCTGGCCGTTCACCGCCGCCGTGCTCGGCGTCCTCGCCACGCACGAACTCGGTCACTACGTGTTGAGTCGCTACCACGGTGTCGACGCGAGCCTTCCGTACTTCATCCCCGTTCCACCGCCGATCGGGACGATGGGTGCGATCATCCGGATGCGTGGGCAGATCCCGTCCCGAAAAGCCCTCTTCGACATCGGTGTCGCCGGCCCGTTGGCCGGCCTCGCCGCGACGATCGTCGTGACGGTGGTCGGACTCCATCTCGATCCCATTTCGGTCCCAGCCGCGGCCGCCCAACCGGCAGAGGGGGCCGCGTCGATCCAGTTCAACGACCCGCCCCTGCTCACGCTGCTCGCCGAGCTGGTCGGCCAACCGCTCACGTACGACGACCCGACGAAAGCCGTCAACCCGGTCGTCTTCGGCGGATGGGTCGGCATGTTCGTGACCTTCCTCAACCTGATCCCGGTCGGCCAACTCGACGGCGGGCACATCCTCCGGGCCGCGCTTGGGCGACGCCAGGAGACGGTCGCCGCGGCGGTCCCCGGCGTCCTCTTCGCGATGGCGGGCGGGCTGTACTTCCTGACGGAGTACACCCAGTCGACGATCCTCTGGGGGATCTGGGGCGTGATCGCGCTGGTGATGGTCCGGGCCGGCTCGGCGACACCGCTCCGGGAAGGCTCGATCGGCAACAAGCGTCTCGCGCTCGCCGGGCTCACCTTCCTGGCCGGTGCGCTGTGTTTCATGCCGGTCCCGATCGAGATCGTGATGGCGTGA
- the pyrH gene encoding UMP kinase, producing the protein MKVVVSIGGSVLAPDLDADRVAGYADALADLEAAGHEVGVVTGGGTVAREYIEAARALDANEMELDHMGIAVTRLNARLLIAALGELAAPEPSETYEEGREALRRGDVPVLGGTVAGQTTDAVSAAFAEYVNADLLVYATSVPGVFDADPDVDADASKFETLSVGELVDVIAGIEMNAGSNAPVDLLAAKLIERSGIRAIVLDGSDPQRVRDAVEDDVHDGTEIVPNGQA; encoded by the coding sequence ATGAAAGTCGTCGTCTCTATCGGCGGAAGCGTGCTCGCGCCGGATCTGGACGCGGATCGCGTCGCTGGCTACGCCGACGCACTTGCGGACCTCGAGGCAGCCGGCCACGAGGTCGGCGTCGTCACCGGTGGTGGAACCGTCGCCCGGGAGTACATCGAGGCAGCCCGGGCACTCGACGCCAACGAGATGGAACTCGACCACATGGGGATCGCGGTGACGCGGTTGAACGCCCGACTCCTGATCGCAGCGCTCGGCGAACTCGCCGCGCCCGAGCCCTCGGAAACCTACGAGGAAGGCCGAGAAGCACTCAGACGCGGCGATGTCCCAGTCCTGGGCGGGACCGTCGCCGGCCAGACGACCGACGCCGTCAGCGCCGCCTTCGCCGAGTACGTCAACGCGGACCTGCTGGTGTACGCCACGAGCGTCCCGGGCGTCTTCGACGCCGACCCAGACGTCGACGCCGACGCGAGCAAATTCGAGACGCTCTCCGTGGGCGAACTCGTCGACGTGATCGCCGGCATCGAGATGAACGCCGGGTCCAACGCGCCGGTCGACCTGCTCGCGGCGAAACTCATCGAACGCTCGGGCATCCGGGCGATCGTCCTCGACGGCAGCGATCCACAGCGAGTCCGCGATGCGGTCGAAGACGACGTCCACGACGGGACCGAGATCGTCCCGAACGGGCAGGCGTGA
- a CDS encoding lysylphosphatidylglycerol synthase transmembrane domain-containing protein: MDGDRKTTVAGFAGALVVLGLLFWVVGIDALLGHLSRARLPIVLAVVTMTFVWLSCWGMSLHTVLGALDSPVPAHTAILVFSSAVFSNAITPFGQAGGEPVAALLVSEAADSEYETGLAAIASVDTLHFVPSIGLATIGLGTFAVESVNLDQNLYFAAAAVGLLAAAFLGAALLGWRYRYEIERVVVGLLTPVIRRVSFVLPRIEPPDSNVIEDRIEGFFTAIDRVAGSRRTLLVASLYSTAGWLSLSTALWLSLFSLGHVVPFVATLVVVPVASIAAITPLPGGLGGIEAAFIALVVSTTGLSASVAGAGVVIYRLSTYWLTLLIGGSTAAILGERYRSS, encoded by the coding sequence ATGGACGGCGATCGAAAGACGACCGTCGCCGGGTTCGCCGGCGCGCTCGTCGTGCTCGGGTTGCTGTTCTGGGTCGTCGGTATCGACGCCCTGCTCGGCCACCTCTCGCGTGCTCGGCTGCCGATCGTCCTCGCCGTGGTGACGATGACGTTCGTCTGGCTGTCCTGTTGGGGGATGTCCCTGCACACGGTTCTGGGTGCCCTCGACTCGCCGGTCCCCGCCCACACGGCGATCCTGGTGTTCTCTTCGGCAGTCTTTTCGAACGCCATCACGCCGTTCGGCCAGGCCGGCGGTGAGCCTGTCGCGGCGTTGCTCGTCTCGGAGGCTGCCGACAGCGAGTACGAGACCGGTCTCGCCGCGATCGCGAGCGTCGATACGCTCCACTTCGTGCCCTCGATCGGACTCGCGACGATCGGGCTGGGGACTTTCGCCGTCGAGTCGGTCAACCTGGATCAGAATCTCTATTTTGCGGCGGCTGCCGTCGGGCTGCTTGCGGCAGCGTTTCTGGGTGCGGCACTGCTCGGGTGGCGCTATCGCTACGAGATCGAACGCGTGGTCGTCGGCCTCCTGACGCCGGTGATCCGTCGCGTCAGTTTCGTGCTTCCCCGCATCGAGCCGCCGGACAGCAACGTCATCGAAGACCGCATCGAGGGCTTTTTCACGGCGATCGACCGGGTCGCGGGGAGTCGTCGAACGCTGTTGGTCGCCTCGCTGTACTCGACGGCGGGGTGGTTGTCGCTGTCGACGGCGCTGTGGCTGTCGCTTTTCTCGCTCGGTCACGTCGTCCCGTTCGTCGCGACGCTCGTCGTGGTCCCGGTCGCCTCGATCGCGGCGATTACGCCCCTGCCTGGCGGGCTCGGCGGGATCGAGGCCGCCTTCATCGCGCTGGTCGTCTCGACGACGGGGCTCTCGGCGTCGGTCGCCGGCGCTGGCGTCGTCATCTACCGACTCTCGACGTACTGGCTCACCCTCCTCATCGGGGGCAGTACGGCAGCCATTCTGGGTGAACGCTATCGGTCCTCGTGA
- the thiL gene encoding thiamine-phosphate kinase: MDERSALGLIADRLEPAGDDAAIVDGLVVTIDMLHESTDFPVGTTRYTAGWRAVGASLSDVAAMGAEPTAAVAVYGAPTFDGAEITAFVDGARDVCAAVDGAYVGGDLDEHEEFTVATAAVGRTDDPVLRSGASPGDIVCVTGTLGRSAAALGLFETGEYERANDLFRFEPRVGAGRALAPYASAMMDSSDGLARSLHQLAEASDVGFAVESPLPIDEALEEVTAPEERQEVAVSFGEDFELVCTIPPENLDAAREASPTRLTSIGRVTADGEITLDGEPLADRGFTHGESA, encoded by the coding sequence ATGGACGAGCGGAGCGCACTGGGACTCATCGCCGACCGGCTCGAACCCGCGGGCGACGACGCGGCGATCGTCGACGGATTGGTCGTCACGATCGACATGCTCCACGAGTCGACTGACTTCCCCGTCGGCACGACCCGATACACGGCCGGGTGGCGCGCCGTCGGGGCGTCGCTGTCGGACGTCGCCGCGATGGGGGCAGAGCCGACGGCGGCGGTCGCGGTCTACGGCGCGCCGACGTTCGACGGCGCGGAGATCACGGCGTTCGTCGACGGCGCGCGCGACGTCTGTGCGGCGGTCGACGGGGCCTACGTCGGCGGCGACTTAGACGAACACGAGGAGTTCACTGTCGCGACCGCCGCAGTCGGTCGGACGGACGATCCCGTGCTGCGCTCGGGTGCATCCCCCGGAGATATCGTCTGCGTGACCGGAACACTCGGCCGGAGTGCGGCCGCGCTCGGGCTGTTCGAGACCGGCGAGTACGAACGGGCAAACGACCTCTTCCGGTTCGAGCCGCGGGTCGGTGCCGGGCGCGCACTCGCCCCGTACGCGAGCGCGATGATGGATTCGAGCGACGGGCTCGCGCGGTCGCTCCACCAGCTCGCCGAAGCGAGCGACGTGGGCTTTGCCGTCGAGTCGCCGCTGCCGATCGACGAGGCGCTCGAAGAGGTCACCGCTCCCGAGGAACGCCAGGAAGTGGCTGTCTCCTTCGGTGAGGACTTCGAACTCGTGTGTACGATCCCACCCGAAAACCTCGACGCCGCGCGCGAAGCCTCGCCGACACGACTCACATCGATCGGTCGAGTAACGGCCGACGGCGAAATCACGCTCGACGGGGAGCCACTCGCGGATCGAGGATTTACTCACGGCGAGTCGGCCTGA
- a CDS encoding DUF7123 family protein has translation MSTKATPSPEREESTASKEQRLRAFLKRKADDGEMYFKSKFIADEVGLSPKEIGAIMVKLSDSAPDLDVEKWSYTSATTWRVEPA, from the coding sequence ATGAGCACCAAAGCAACGCCCTCCCCGGAACGCGAGGAGTCGACTGCCAGCAAGGAACAGCGGCTACGCGCGTTCTTGAAGCGCAAAGCCGACGACGGTGAGATGTACTTCAAGAGCAAGTTCATCGCCGACGAGGTCGGCCTCTCGCCGAAGGAGATCGGCGCGATCATGGTCAAACTCAGCGATTCGGCCCCCGATCTCGACGTCGAGAAGTGGTCGTATACGAGCGCGACCACCTGGCGCGTCGAGCCCGCCTGA